In the Euphorbia lathyris chromosome 5, ddEupLath1.1, whole genome shotgun sequence genome, one interval contains:
- the LOC136230966 gene encoding uncharacterized protein produces MEAGDDVHPQKDQSTTDSEATVTQSEQDQPSTCPQSTTSADETDCSESKPSLNRSQILKTLEVVERDSVAIAESFTGLFSSLRSTLSEVTSNSVDHMQCFGDAAGRLQESVLDAATKGNRYIHSCMRLNEEMKGADVLAGKLKILKRNVDALDTAVNKLLRLP; encoded by the exons ATGGAAGCTGGAGACGATGTTCATCCTCAGAAGGATCAATCGACGACGGATTCAGAAGCTACCGTCACTCAATCGGAACAGGATCAACCGTCGACGTGTCCTCAATCGACGACGAGCGCAGATGAAACCGACTGCAGTGAGTCCAAGCCGAGCTTGAATCGGAGCCAGATCTTGAAGACGCTGGAAGTCGTAGAGAGGGACTCTGTTGCCATCGCCGAGAGCTTCACTggtctcttctcttctctccgTTCGACTTTATCTGAG GTTACTAGCAATTCCGTTGATCATATGCAATGCTTTGGCGACGCCGCCGGTCGTCTTCAAGAATCCG TGCTCGATGCAGCGACGAAAGGAAATCGGTATATACATTCGTGTATGAG ATTAAATGAGGAAATGAAGGGAGCTGATGTATTAGCTGGAAAACT AAAAATCCTGAAGAGAAATGTGGATGCTCTAGACACAGCTGTGAATAAACTTCTTCGTCTGCCATGA